In Solanum lycopersicum chromosome 3, SLM_r2.1, the genomic stretch TGGATTTTTACAGCGTCCTTTCTGTAGAGCCCTCAGCTGAAGAAGAAACTATAAGGAAACACTACAGAAGGCTTGCTCTAGCTCTTCACCCTGATAAAAATCATTCTGTTGGGGCAGATGGGGCGTTTAAGATTATATCTGAAGCATGGAACATCTTGTCTGATAAAAGCAAAAGAATGATCTATGACAGTAAGCGTGCTTTGAGGAATGCATCCATGCAAGCCAACCAGCACGGATTTTCTAATTTCTCCATGAGCCCAGCAAGTGCAAGAAAGTCAACAAATGCTAATTTCCAGCCCGTTCCGGTGGCTCCTCAGTCATCAAAAGTTGAGGCATTCTGGACATTATGCAATCTATGCCAGATACGGTATGAATATTTAAAGATTCACCGAAACAAAATTATTATGTGCCCCAAATGTCACCAGCCTTTTCATGCAAGGGAGGTAGGTGCTCCTGTGAAAGATCAAGGTTCAACTTTCCGATGGCCTTCCCGCCAGCAGCAGCAGGGTACAAAATCTGCTGCTAATGAATCTTCTGCTTCAGGTGTCTCTACAGCATCAAATTCAGAACAAACTGGATATTCTGGCTTTGGCTCAACAGTTGGAGAAAAAACTCAGCAGGATCGAATTTTTAAGAAGAGAGATGCAAATGGTGCGCAGGCCGCTACAGCTAAGCAAGCTGCACACCCTGGCCAGTCAGCTGGTGGAATCTCGAAGAGAACTCATGCAGAAGCAGCTTCAAGTGCAGCGAACCCAGCTTTTCGGAAGAAAAGCAATCCATTCTTGAAAACTGATGCAGGTTTTGTTCCTGATTCAGTTTACTCTAGTTCAAAAGCTGACAGGCTAATAAAAAAGAGACGCACAGCTGAGTTGAAGTCTAAATTTCAAGGTGCGGGAACCATAAATGATATGGCTGCAAAAGGTGGATCTAGCCAAGGAAACATACATGGAAATGAGAATGGTGTTTTGAGAGCTGAGAGGGTTGCTGCTGTGGGAAGTAACAAACCTAGGAGTTCAGCGGAGTTATCCAATATCGAAATTCGCAATATGCTGATGAAAAAGGCAAGGATGGAGATCAAGAAGAAGCTAAAAGAATGGAGCACAACTGGTGCTTCTCGAACATCATCtaagaaggaaaaagaagtaGAAATGAAGAAgcaaattatcaaaaatgatcTGAGAAGGAATAAGAATAAAGCTGCTCATGATGCTGTGGTGGATTCCCAAATATTACGCAAGAAG encodes the following:
- the LOC101256846 gene encoding uncharacterized protein; the encoded protein is MECNKDEAIRAKEIAEQKLTMKDITGAQKFALKAQNLFPGLDGLSQFLEVVNVYVAHEKKTDGEVDFYSVLSVEPSAEEETIRKHYRRLALALHPDKNHSVGADGAFKIISEAWNILSDKSKRMIYDSKRALRNASMQANQHGFSNFSMSPASARKSTNANFQPVPVAPQSSKVEAFWTLCNLCQIRYEYLKIHRNKIIMCPKCHQPFHAREVGAPVKDQGSTFRWPSRQQQQGTKSAANESSASGVSTASNSEQTGYSGFGSTVGEKTQQDRIFKKRDANGAQAATAKQAAHPGQSAGGISKRTHAEAASSAANPAFRKKSNPFLKTDAGFVPDSVYSSSKADRLIKKRRTAELKSKFQGAGTINDMAAKGGSSQGNIHGNENGVLRAERVAAVGSNKPRSSAELSNIEIRNMLMKKARMEIKKKLKEWSTTGASRTSSKKEKEVEMKKQIIKNDLRRNKNKAAHDAVVDSQILRKKENLPVFSAPTDLESEAKSMTVPDPDFHDFDKDRTEQSFHDKQVWAAYDNDDGMTRYYALIHKVISRKPFEVQLSWLNSRNTSEFGPMNWIGSGFLKTCGNFRIGRHEVNKTLNSFSHKVKWAKGVGGVIQIFPLKGDVWALYRYWSPHWNELTPDDMIHYYDMVEVLGDYTEKEGVTVAPLVKVAGFTSVFRQRLDPKYLLRVPREEMFRFSHQVPSYLLTDQEAPNAPTGCWELDPAALPLEFLRVMTDTEIEARGKVADTSKLERTCGESKEKEKSYVVGDNSVTKGEETPRDSMSVVKQPMVTYSRKKKEKAEASTIETKREKS